The Candidatus Sericytochromatia bacterium genome contains the following window.
ACGATGGCCGCCGCGCAGCTGCGGGATGATGCAGAAGGCGCAGCGGTGATCGCAACCTTCCGAAATCTTCAAGTAGGCACTCGGTCCCAGACCGCTTTGCAAGCGCGGCAGCACCTCGTCGTAAGCATAGGTGGGCTTTTCCGAAATTTCCGAGAAGCGCTCACCATCCAGCACGCGCTCGACCACCCGCACGATCGACTTGAGGTCGCCCGACCCGATCGCCGCCGACACTTCCGGCAGCGCCTCCAGCACCTCTTCCCGGTGGCGTTGCACCATGCAACCGGCCATCACGATTTTCTTGCTGCCACCGTCCGACAGTTCCAGGATCTGCCGGGCCGATTCCTGCTGCGCGCTGACCAGAAAGCCGCAGGTATTGACCAGCACCACATCGGCCTCGTCACTCTCGGCCACCAGCTGGAAGCCGGCCTGCCCCAGCAAGCCCATCATGATTTCGGTGTCGACCAGGTTCTTGGCACACCCGAGATTCACCACGCCCACCTTGGCCGTCATCGCGCGTCTCCTTCTTGCTTGCGTCTAGTTGAACAGGAAGCCGCCAAGCGCCAGGTCGCCGGTCGGCGCGATGAAGGACGGGTTCAGCTGCTGCAGATTGAATACCTGAGGCAGGTTCAGCTGGTTGCCCACCCGCTGGAAGACCGCCACGTTGTTGCTGCCCGACAGCGAGACATAGACCTCGTTGCCGAGCGAGGAGACCTCGACGGCCTGCGGTTGACGCCCCTCGACCCGCACGGCATCGCCGCGCGGCGACAGGTCGGCAGCGGAAAAGACCTGCAGCGCGTCGCGCGTTTCCAGCGACACGTAGACGGAATCAGGCGTGCCGGCAGCGTTGCGCCCGACCGCCACGTCGTAGGGCGAGCCCTGCACGTCGCGCACGTCGGCCTGGTTGGCCTGGGAGCTGTTCAGGAAAAAGATGCGGTTGGCGCGCGGGTCAGTCACGTAGACCACGTCCGTGTTGGCGTTCACGCTGGCCACGGCGAGGTTGAGCGGGGCCACCGCCCCAACCAGCTGCACGGTGCGCTGCACGCTGTAGCTGGCAATCTGCCCGACCGCGCCACCCGCCCCGGTGGTGGGCGCGCCACTGCCCGGATTGCCTTGCAGGATGCAGAGGAAGCCGCCCTCGCAGGCCACATAGACCTGCGAACCGGTGGCATTGGTGGCAATCCCCTTGGGACGCAGGCGCTGGCCCTGGTTGGTGCCCCCCTGAGGGGGCAGGCCGCCCGGATTGGTGATGGGCGTCGAGAGCAGGACCGTCTGCACGACCGTGTTGGTGGGAATGTCGATCACCGAGACGGTGTCCTCGTCGGTGTTGGTGACGAAGCCGCGGGAGCCGGAGGGGGCGATCGCCATGGCATAGGGCCGGCTGCCCACCGCGATGGTGCGGTTGACCAGGCGATTGCGCCGGTCCACCACGGCCACGGTGTTGCCCAATTCACAGACCACGTACAGG
Protein-coding sequences here:
- a CDS encoding YncE family protein, yielding MSFQVFARRAVASALLSAVAATLGCSAISGGPQNDPGVVGARPTGYVYTTLYNKGAVLEINTVQSRVDQDPILVGNGPRGLTMDPRGRQLYLYVVCELGNTVAVVDRRNRLVNRTIAVGSRPYAMAIAPSGSRGFVTNTDEDTVSVIDIPTNTVVQTVLLSTPITNPGGLPPQGGTNQGQRLRPKGIATNATGSQVYVACEGGFLCILQGNPGSGAPTTGAGGAVGQIASYSVQRTVQLVGAVAPLNLAVASVNANTDVVYVTDPRANRIFFLNSSQANQADVRDVQGSPYDVAVGRNAAGTPDSVYVSLETRDALQVFSAADLSPRGDAVRVEGRQPQAVEVSSLGNEVYVSLSGSNNVAVFQRVGNQLNLPQVFNLQQLNPSFIAPTGDLALGGFLFN